A stretch of Stigmatopora argus isolate UIUO_Sarg chromosome 22, RoL_Sarg_1.0, whole genome shotgun sequence DNA encodes these proteins:
- the f9b gene encoding coagulation factor IXb: protein MAYVRLFLLMLLTFGLQDADVEGNAGGVTVPRQEASQVLSRQRRYNNPFEEIRPGNMERECREEMCDFEEAREIFEDETKTMEFWAGYIDGDQCKPPPCKNGGSCEDGINSYTCWCNANFTGKNCEIEIKKQCSVINGGCSHFCTMKSKLVNCRCPLGYRLGADRRTCEATGEFSCGQAGADSRLTPRTSNRTADDEPDEVIPDEWIDYEYEDKRAGNATEDERAGNATEASPTRRVRRRSERNSMHFFPTIPSITATQNSDQRIVGGYDGKAGDVPWQVALISRSKGVAEKVPFCGGSLLNTLWVITAAHCIIEHRMTGNQFFVRLGEHDMDVHEGSERDYEVAEKLVHKSYKFNKSRFNHDVALLKLATTAEMSARRRPVCLGPKAFSETLLMGAATSVVSGWGRLRDGGIQSTTLRILEVPPVDRSTCKASSQQRITPFMFCAGFRDRKEDACQGDSGGPHVTLHQGTWFLTGIISWGEGCAQVGKYGVYTRLSRYYAWISNTTGIHMYS, encoded by the exons ATGGCGTATGTGCGGTTGTTTCTGTTAATGCTGCTGACATTCGGACTTCAGGATGCCGACGTCGAGGGAAACGCGG GTGGCGTGACGGTGCCGCGGCAGGAAGCGTCGCAAGTCTTGAGCCGCCAACGCCGCTACAACAACCCCTTTGAGGAAATCCGGCCGGGAAATATGGAGCGAGAATGCCGAGAGGAAATGTGTGACTTTGAGGAAGCCCGTGAGATCTTTGAGGATGAAACCAAAACT atGGAATTCTGGGCAGGATACATTG ATGGAGACCAGTGCAAACCGCCGCCATGTAAAAATGGCGGCTCCTGCGAAGACGGCATCAATTCCTACACGTGCTGGTGTAACGCCAACTTTACGGGAAAGAACTGCGAGATCG AAATCAAAAAGCAGTGTTCGGTCATCAACGGCGGCTGTTCTCActtctgcaccatgaagtcaaAGTTGGTGAATTGCCGCTGTCCGCTCGGATATCGGCTCGGTGCCGACCGCAGAACCTGCGAGGCCACAG GAGAGTTCAGTTGCGGACAGGCAGGTGCCGACTCTCGCCTGACGCCGCGAACGTCCAACCGGACCGCTGACGACGAGCCCGACGAGGTCATCCCGGATGAGTGGATCGACTACGAGTATGAGGACAAACGGGCGGGCAATGCCACCGAGGACGAGCGGGCGGGCAATGCCACCGAGGCCTCGCCGACTCGGCGCGTGCGGAGGCGATCCGAGAGGAATTCGATGCACTTCTTCCCGACGATTCCCTCCATCACGGCGACGCAGAACAGCgaccagaggattgtcggcggCTACGACGGCAAAGCGGGCGACGTGCCCTGGCAG GTGGCCCTTATCTCCCGTTCCAAAGGGGTGGCGGAGAAGGTTCCTTTCTGTGGTGGGTCGCTACTCAACACCCTGTGGGTCATCACGGCGGCGCATTGCATCATTGAGCACAGAATGACTGGAAACCAGTTCTTTGTGCGCCTGG GTGAGCACGACATGGACGTCCACGAGGGTTCGGAGCGCGACTACGAAGTGGCCGAGAAGCTGGTCCACAAGTCGTACAAGTTCAACAAGTCGCGCTTCAACCACGACGTGGCGCTACTCAAGCTCGCCACCACGGCGGAGATGTCGGCAAGGCGGCGTCCCGTCTGCCTGGGGCCCAAAGCTTTCTCCGAAACCCTCCTGATGGGGGCCGCCACCTCGGTGGTGAGTGGCTGGGGCCGCCTGCGGGATGGGGGCATCCAGTCCACCACGCTGCGCATTCTGGAGGTCCCACCGGTGGATCGCAGCACCTGCAAGGCCAGCAGCCAGCAGCGTATCACCCCCTTCATGTTCTGTGCCGGTTTCCGGGACCGCAAAGAGGACGCTTGCCAGGGGGACAGCGGGGGGCCTCACGTGACTCTCCACCAGGGCACCTGGTTCCTCACGGGCATCATCAGCTGGGGCGAGGGATGCGCCCAGGTGGGAAAATACGGCGTTTATACCCGCCTCTCGCGCTACTACGCCTGGATCAGCAACACCACCGGCATTCACATGTATTCGTGA